A window from Salvia miltiorrhiza cultivar Shanhuang (shh) chromosome 2, IMPLAD_Smil_shh, whole genome shotgun sequence encodes these proteins:
- the LOC131009158 gene encoding trihelix transcription factor ENAP2, producing the protein MSSQPSPSPPPSPSPSPRRLPSDNENPAPPASPAKPDSPSGPPSPPPQKTPAFPSREDCWSEEATRTLIEAWGAQYLHLNRGNLRQQHWRAVADAVNAAHNAKLRRTDAQCKNRIDTTKKKYKIEKSKAVQSGGRYVPAWPHFHSLDALIGDSFSKTAAAAVNVNAGHSKNLRRRISPPPEISPSPSPSPSPEPFPSGRKVSPAIRRPSRDPAVSQLLSLPWSVPVGPRSKRSGPGSVTERNFSVMAAAAAAMEAEQDEEYYDNDPEDESGGGRRRRPAAGRKRKAAERTGLREGYRMLAAAIMSLGETYEKVEVAKQRQMVEFEKQRMQFAKDLELLRAQVQLDNLKRVQCTSQNNSYL; encoded by the exons ATGTCCTCCCAACCCTCCCCTTCCCCTcctccctccccctccccctccccccgcCGCCTCCCCTCGGACAACGAGAATCCCGCGCCGCCCGCCTCCCCCGCGAAGCCGGACTCCCCGTCGGGGCCGCCGTCTCCGCCGCCGCAGAAGACCCCCGCCTTCCCCAGCCGCGAGGACTGCTGGTCGGAGGAGGCGACGCGCACGCTGATTGAGGCGTGGGGGGCCCAGTACCTCCACCTCAACCGCGGCAACCTCCGCCAGCAGCACTGGCGCGCGGTCGCCGACGCCGTCAACGCCGCCCACAACGCCAAGCTCCGCCGCACCGACGCGCAGTGCAAGAACCGCATCGACACCACCAAGAAGAAGTACAAGATCGAGAAGTCCAAGGCCGTCCAATCCGGCGGCCGCTACGTCCCCGCCTGGCCCCACTTCCACAGCCTCGACGCCCTCATCGGCGATTCCTTCTCCaagaccgccgccgccgccgtcaacGTCAACGCCGGCCACAGCAAGAATCTCCGCCGGCGAATCTCCCCACCGCCGGAGATCTCGCCGTCCCCGTCCCCTTCGCCGTCGCCGGAGCCGTTCCCCTCCGGCCGGAAAGTTTCGCCGGCGATCCGCCGGCCGTCGAGGGATCCGGCCGTGAGCCAACTGCTGAGCCTCCCGTGGTCGGTGCCGGTGGGGCCCAGGTCGAAGCGGTCCGGCCCCGGCAGCGTCACGGAGCGGAATTTCTCCGTGatggccgcggccgcggccgcGATGGAGGCCGAGCAGGACGAGGAGTACTACGACAACGACCCCGAGGATGAGAGCGGcggagggcggcgccgccggccGGCGGCGGGTAGGAAGCGGAAGGCGGCGGAGCGGACGGGGCTGCGGGAAGGGTACCGGATGTTGGCGGCGGCGATAATGAGTTTGGGGGAAACGTACGAGAAAGTGGAGGTGGCGAAGCAGCGGCAGATGGTGGAGTTTGAGAAACAGAGGATGCAATTTGCGAAGGATTTGGAGCTGCTGAGAGCTCAGGTGCAACTCGACAACCTCAAGCGCGTCCAATGCACTTCCCAAAATA ACAGTTACTTGTAG
- the LOC131009156 gene encoding F-box/LRR-repeat MAX2 homolog A: MAYAADDGTTVSDLPDVILSNIIAAVSDVRSRNSAALVCRKWCLLERASRAALSLRGNLRDLFMVPTCFPSVSTLDLSLLSPWGHPLSSASDPALIAHLLRHAFPSLSSLTFYARNLSTIQLVASQWQNVEHVKLVRWHQRPQVAAAGDELRMLFSECRRLKSLDLSSFYCWTDDVPPALESHPALASNLTRLDILNPSFSEGFKSDEIKVITKSCPNLREFKAVCRFDPRYIGFVGDDALVSISVNCKKLGILHLADTSALLNARGDPEHDGFTAEDASINVATLIESFSGLPLLEELVLDICNNVRDSGAAFEVLNSRCPKLRSLKLGNFHGISMPIESKLDGVALCQGLKSLSIRNVADLDDMGLIGIGRGCCRLAKLEVHGCNKITTRGMRTLASLLRRTLVDVRISCCRNLAARQSLKALEPIQDRIEKLHIDCIWDSAQELEDLDGVGFDLNCLDQGDASIHQPANSDYDYDYDYDGLSKASKRCKYSYDLNLELDVNSNGNVHGVRAWDKLEYLSLWIAVGQLLTPLVSAGLDHCPNLEEIRIKVEGDCREMSRPREREFGLSMLVSYPKLWKMHLDCGDTIGYAHTAPSGQMDLSLWERFYLIGIGHLSLTELDYWPPQDRDVNQRSLSLPAAGLLQECFGLRKLFIHGTAHEHFMMFLLRITELRDVQLREDYYPAPENDMSTEMRADSCSRFEAALNRRRISD, encoded by the coding sequence ATGGCCTACGCCGCCGACGACGGGACCACCGTCAGCGACCTCCCTGACGTGATCCTCTCGAACATAATCGCCGCCGTGTCGGATGTCCGCAGCCGCAACTCCGCCGCCTTGGTGTGCCGGAAGTGGTGCCTCCTGGAGCGCGCCAGCCGCGCCGCCCTGAGCCTCCGCGGCAACCTCCGCGACCTCTTCATGGTCCCCACCTGCTTCCCGTCCGTCTCCACCCTCGACCTCTCACTGCTCTCCCCCTGGGGCCACCCGCTCAGCTCCGCCTCCGACCCCGCCCTCATCGCGCACCTGCTCCGCCACGCCTTCCCTTCCCTCTCCTCCCTCACCTTCTACGCCAGGAACCTCTCCACAATCCAGCTCGTCGCTTCTCAGTGGCAAAACGTCGAGCACGTTAAGCTAGTGCGGTGGCACCAGCGCCCCCAGGTCGCCGCCGCCGGCGACGAGCTGAGGATGCTCTTCTCCGAATGCCGCCGCCTCAAATCCCTCGATCTCTCCTCCTTCTATTGCTGGACAGACGACGTGCCGCCGGCGCTGGAGTCGCACCCCGCGCTCGCCTCCAATCTCACTCGTCTCGATATATTGAATCCGTCGTTCTCGGAGGGTTTCAAATCCGACGAGATCAAGGTCATCACCAAATCGTGCCCTAACCTGAGGGAATTCAAAGCCGTCTGTAGGTTCGATCCGCGGTACATCGGATTCGTCGGAGACGATGCCCTAGTTTCTATATCAGTTAACTGTAAAAAATTGGGGATACTTCACTTAGCCGATACATCGGCGCTGTTGAACGCGCGTGGCGATCCCGAGCACGACGGATTCACGGCGGAGGACGCGAGTATCAACGTGGCCACCTTGATCGAGAGCTTCTCGGGTCTGCCATTGCTGGAGGAGTTGGTGCTGGACATTTGCAACAATGTCCGAGATAGTGGCGCGGCGTTTGAGGTGCTCAATTCGAGATGCCCTAAGTTGAGATCGCTCAAGCTGGGGAATTTCCATGGGATCTCGATGCCTATTGAGTCGAAGTTGGACGGCGTGGCGCTTTGCCAAGGGCTGAAATCGCTGTCGATTAGGAATGTGGCGGATTTGGATGATATGGGTTTGATCGGAATAGGTAGAGGTTGTTGCAGATTGGCCAAGCTGGAGGTTCACGGCTGCAACAAGATCACGACGAGAGGGATGAGGACTCTGGCTTCCTTGCTTCGTAGGACTCTGGTTGATGTGAGAATCTCCTGCTGCAGAAACCTCGCTGCGCGCCAGTCCTTGAAAGCGTTGGAGCCCATACAAGATCGGATCGAGAAGCTTCACATCGATTGTATTTGGGATTCGGCGCAAGAACTCGAGGATCTAGATGGAGTTGGTTTTGATCTCAACTGCTTGGATCAAGGCGATGCGTCGATTCACCAGCCTGCGAATTCggattatgattatgattatgattatgatggATTGAGCAAGGCGAGCAAGAGGTGCAAGTATTCATATGATCTGAATTTGGAATTGGATGTGAATAGCAATGGCAATGTACATGGTGTGAGGGCATGGGACAAGTTGGAATACCTTTCGCTGTGGATTGCGGTGGGGCAgctcttgactcctctggtgtcAGCGGGGCTCGACCACTGCCCGAATCTCGAGGAGATTCGGATCAAGGTGGAAGGAGATTGCAGGGAGATGTCGAGGCCGAGGGAGCGCGAGTTCGGGCTGAGCATGCTCGTCAGCTATCCTAAGCTGTGGAAGATGCACTTGGACTGCGGGGACACCATCGGGTACGCCCACACGGCGCCCTCGGGGCAGATGGATTTGAGCCTGTGGGAGCGGTTTTACCTGATCGGGATCGGGCACCTGAGCCTGACGGAGCTCGACTACTGGCCGCCGCAGGACCGGGACGTGAACCAGAGGAGCCTCTCCCTTCCGGCGGCGGGATTGCTGCAAGAATGTTTCGGGCTTAGGAAACTGTTTATACATGGGACTGCACACGAGCATTTTATGATGTTCCTGCTGAGGATCACAGAGTTGAGAGATGTTCAGCTGAGAGAAGACTATTACCCGGCGCCGGAGAACGATATGAGCACGGAGATGAGGGCGGACTCGTGCAGCCGCTTCGAGGCTGCTCTTAATCGGCGGCGGATTTCGGATTGA
- the LOC131009154 gene encoding serine/threonine-protein kinase EDR1-like isoform X1, whose amino-acid sequence MDMENRRDDTESSQHRSPGDKQSGSVSLDSKDNNLRNKELNDEEKYDMSSCTSASQILWTTGMLSEPIPNGFYSIVADKKLKELYKDIPTIDDLRGLETNGFKVDIILVDAEKDKKLSKLKQYIVALVKGLHANPPAMIKKIAGLVSDVYKRPNLDLSPKKASPEALLSENEGVQLLGQIKYSSCRPRAILFKVLADAVGLESRLVVGLPTEGYSECVDSYKHMSVLVVLNSVELLVDLMRFPGQLIPRSSKAIYMTHISAAGESDSGDYDSCDSPMEPNSPLYGVSERAEAQSAEKEDGLMQYRRETSSNAAGPSLRNMMLLRSKSIDRKFSLSQSDPNIADSFWKSQRKAIASNRAANPRSEGTSSHMHRLRRRSMSMTPEISDEIVRAVRAMNVSMKQNRPVQEHEDSGCESLGSNAKHSTGQTKDRQHSSQKAVSSSSQGSGMRGLTEEMVSTWNKVLGLPIFRNKPLLPFEEWNIDFSELTVGTRVGIGFFGEVFRGVWNGTEVAIKVFLEQDLTAENMEDFCNEISILSRLRHPNVILFLGASMKPPQLSLITEYMEMGSLYYLIHLSGQKNKLSWRRRIKMLRDICRGLMCIHRMKIIHHDLKSANCLVSKHWTVKICDFGLSRIMTDAPIKSSSGGTPEWMAPEVIRNEPFTEKCDIFSLGVIIWELYTLNRPWDGTPPERVVHAVANEGLRLEMPQGPVGRLIADCWAEPHARPSCEEILARLLDCELQP is encoded by the exons ATGGACATGGAAAATAGACGAGATGACACTGAGTCTTCACAGCATAGGTCACCTGGTGACAAACAGTCCGGTTCTGTCTCCTTGGATTCCAAGGACAATAATCTGAGAAATAAAGAATTGAATGATGAGGAAAAGTATGATATGTCCTCATGCACTTCAGCATCACAGATTCTTTGGACCACAGGGATGCTCTCTGAGCCAATTCCCAACGGTTTCTACTCTATTGTTGCT GATAAAAAGCTCAAAGAGCTTTACAAAGATATACCTACTATAGATGATCTTCGTGGATTGGAGACTAATGGTTTTAAAGTTGACATCATTCTTGTTGATGCTGAGAAAGATAAGAAGCTTTCTAAGCTAAAGCAGTATATTGTAGCTCTGGTCAAGGGTTTACATGCGAATCCTCCAGCTATGATAAAAAAGATTGCTGGATTA GTATCTGATGTCTACAAACGACCAAATCTCGATCTAAGTCCCAAGAAAGCCTCTCCAGAGGCGCTTTTATCTGAAAATGAGGGTGTTCAATTGCTGGGGCAAATCAAGTATAGTTCTTGCAGACCTCGAGCAATATTGTTCAAAGTTCTTGCAGATGCTGTAGGACTTGAAAGTAGGCTGGTGGTG GGTTTACCTACAGAAGGTTATTCTGAGTGTGTAGACTCATACAAGCACATGTCTGTCTTAGTAGTACTAAATTCTGTGGAGTTGCTAGTGGATCTAATGCGGTTTCCTGGCCAACTGATACCTCGATCATCTAAGGCCATTTATATGACTCACATATCTGCTGCTGGGGAGAGTGATTCTGGAGACTATGATTCTTGTGATTCACCAATGGAACCAAACAGCCCTCTCTATGGGGTTTCTGAGAGAGCTGAAGCTCAGAG TGCTGAAAAAGAAGATGGTCTGATGCAGTATAGGCGAGAAACATCTTCAAATGCAGCGGGCCCTTCGTTAAGGAATATGATGCTGCTGCGATCAAAATCTATTGATAGAAAATTTAG CCTGTCACAGAGTGATCCGAACATTGCTGATTCATTTTGGAAGAGTCAGAGGAAGGCCATTGCTTCTAATAGGGCAGCAAATCCAAG GTCAGAAGGTACATCATCACATATGCATAGATTAAGAAGAAGAAGCATGAGTATGACTCCAGAGATTAGTGACGAGATTGTAAG GGCTGTGCGAGCAATGAATGTATCTATGAAGCAGAATCGCCCTGTACAAGAACATGAGGACAGTGGCTGCGAGTCCTTAGGTTCAAATGCGAAGCACAGCACAGGTCAAACAAAAGAT AGACAGCATAGCTCTCAGAAAGCAGTGTCCTCGTCTTCTCAAGGAAGTGGGATGCGTGGGCTGACTGAAGAAATGGTTTCAACATGGAACAAAGTTCTGGGTTTACCAATCTTCCGTAATAAGCCTTTGCTACCATTTGAAGAGTGGAATATTGATTTCTCAGAATTGACTGTTGGCACTCGTGTTGGGATCG GGTTCTTTGGGGAAGTTTTTCGTGGCGTTTGGAACGGAACAGAGGTTGCTATCAAAGTGTTTCTGGAGCAGGATCTCACTGCTGAAAACATGGAGGATTTTTGTAATGAAATATCCATCCTCAG TCGCCTTCGCCATCCAAATG TCATCTTGTTTCTTGGTGCCTCCATGAAGCCTCCACAATTGTCACTGATCACTGAGTACATGGAAATGGGATCTCTATATTATTTGATCCACTTAAGTGGTCAGAAGAATAAACTCAGCTGGCGGAGGAGAATCAAGATGCTACGCGACATATGCAG AGGGCTGATGTGCATACATCGAATGAAGATAATCCACCATGATCTTAAAAGTGCTAATTGTCTCGTTAGCAAGCACTGGACAGTTAAGATCTGCGACTTCGGTCTCTCCAGAATCATGACGGATGCGCCCATCAAGTCATCATCAGGTGGGACGCCGGAATGGATGGCTCCTGAGGTCATCCGCAACGAGCCATTCACGGAGAAATGTGACATTTTCAGCCTCGGCGTCATCATATGGGAGCTCTACACTCTGAATCGGCCGTGGGATGGTACGCCACCCGAGCGG gttgttcacgccgTTGCAAACGAGGGTTTGCGATTGGAGATGCCTCAAGGGCCTGTGGGCAGGTTAATTGCAG ATTGCTGGGCAGAACCCCATGCTCGACCGAGTTGTGAGGAGATACTTGCTCGCCTGCTAGACTGCGAGTTACAACCTTGA
- the LOC131009154 gene encoding serine/threonine-protein kinase EDR1-like isoform X2: MDMENRRDDTESSQHRSPGDKQSGSVSLDSKDNNLRNKELNDEEKYDMSSCTSASQILWTTGMLSEPIPNGFYSIVADKKLKELYKDIPTIDDLRGLETNGFKVDIILVDAEKDKKLSKLKQYIVALVKGLHANPPAMIKKIAGLVSDVYKRPNLDLSPKKASPEALLSENEGVQLLGQIKYSSCRPRAILFKVLADAVGLESRLVVGLPTEGYSECVDSYKHMSVLVVLNSVELLVDLMRFPGQLIPRSSKAIYMTHISAAGESDSGDYDSCDSPMEPNSPLYGVSERAEAQSAEKEDGLMQYRRETSSNAAGPSLRNMMLLRSKSIDRKFRVIRTLLIHFGRVRGRPLLLIGQQIQEGTSSHMHRLRRRSMSMTPEISDEIVRAVRAMNVSMKQNRPVQEHEDSGCESLGSNAKHSTGQTKDRQHSSQKAVSSSSQGSGMRGLTEEMVSTWNKVLGLPIFRNKPLLPFEEWNIDFSELTVGTRVGIGFFGEVFRGVWNGTEVAIKVFLEQDLTAENMEDFCNEISILSRLRHPNVILFLGASMKPPQLSLITEYMEMGSLYYLIHLSGQKNKLSWRRRIKMLRDICRGLMCIHRMKIIHHDLKSANCLVSKHWTVKICDFGLSRIMTDAPIKSSSGGTPEWMAPEVIRNEPFTEKCDIFSLGVIIWELYTLNRPWDGTPPERVVHAVANEGLRLEMPQGPVGRLIADCWAEPHARPSCEEILARLLDCELQP; this comes from the exons ATGGACATGGAAAATAGACGAGATGACACTGAGTCTTCACAGCATAGGTCACCTGGTGACAAACAGTCCGGTTCTGTCTCCTTGGATTCCAAGGACAATAATCTGAGAAATAAAGAATTGAATGATGAGGAAAAGTATGATATGTCCTCATGCACTTCAGCATCACAGATTCTTTGGACCACAGGGATGCTCTCTGAGCCAATTCCCAACGGTTTCTACTCTATTGTTGCT GATAAAAAGCTCAAAGAGCTTTACAAAGATATACCTACTATAGATGATCTTCGTGGATTGGAGACTAATGGTTTTAAAGTTGACATCATTCTTGTTGATGCTGAGAAAGATAAGAAGCTTTCTAAGCTAAAGCAGTATATTGTAGCTCTGGTCAAGGGTTTACATGCGAATCCTCCAGCTATGATAAAAAAGATTGCTGGATTA GTATCTGATGTCTACAAACGACCAAATCTCGATCTAAGTCCCAAGAAAGCCTCTCCAGAGGCGCTTTTATCTGAAAATGAGGGTGTTCAATTGCTGGGGCAAATCAAGTATAGTTCTTGCAGACCTCGAGCAATATTGTTCAAAGTTCTTGCAGATGCTGTAGGACTTGAAAGTAGGCTGGTGGTG GGTTTACCTACAGAAGGTTATTCTGAGTGTGTAGACTCATACAAGCACATGTCTGTCTTAGTAGTACTAAATTCTGTGGAGTTGCTAGTGGATCTAATGCGGTTTCCTGGCCAACTGATACCTCGATCATCTAAGGCCATTTATATGACTCACATATCTGCTGCTGGGGAGAGTGATTCTGGAGACTATGATTCTTGTGATTCACCAATGGAACCAAACAGCCCTCTCTATGGGGTTTCTGAGAGAGCTGAAGCTCAGAG TGCTGAAAAAGAAGATGGTCTGATGCAGTATAGGCGAGAAACATCTTCAAATGCAGCGGGCCCTTCGTTAAGGAATATGATGCTGCTGCGATCAAAATCTATTGATAGAAAATTTAG AGTGATCCGAACATTGCTGATTCATTTTGGAAGAGTCAGAGGAAGGCCATTGCTTCTAATAGGGCAGCAAATCCAAG AAGGTACATCATCACATATGCATAGATTAAGAAGAAGAAGCATGAGTATGACTCCAGAGATTAGTGACGAGATTGTAAG GGCTGTGCGAGCAATGAATGTATCTATGAAGCAGAATCGCCCTGTACAAGAACATGAGGACAGTGGCTGCGAGTCCTTAGGTTCAAATGCGAAGCACAGCACAGGTCAAACAAAAGAT AGACAGCATAGCTCTCAGAAAGCAGTGTCCTCGTCTTCTCAAGGAAGTGGGATGCGTGGGCTGACTGAAGAAATGGTTTCAACATGGAACAAAGTTCTGGGTTTACCAATCTTCCGTAATAAGCCTTTGCTACCATTTGAAGAGTGGAATATTGATTTCTCAGAATTGACTGTTGGCACTCGTGTTGGGATCG GGTTCTTTGGGGAAGTTTTTCGTGGCGTTTGGAACGGAACAGAGGTTGCTATCAAAGTGTTTCTGGAGCAGGATCTCACTGCTGAAAACATGGAGGATTTTTGTAATGAAATATCCATCCTCAG TCGCCTTCGCCATCCAAATG TCATCTTGTTTCTTGGTGCCTCCATGAAGCCTCCACAATTGTCACTGATCACTGAGTACATGGAAATGGGATCTCTATATTATTTGATCCACTTAAGTGGTCAGAAGAATAAACTCAGCTGGCGGAGGAGAATCAAGATGCTACGCGACATATGCAG AGGGCTGATGTGCATACATCGAATGAAGATAATCCACCATGATCTTAAAAGTGCTAATTGTCTCGTTAGCAAGCACTGGACAGTTAAGATCTGCGACTTCGGTCTCTCCAGAATCATGACGGATGCGCCCATCAAGTCATCATCAGGTGGGACGCCGGAATGGATGGCTCCTGAGGTCATCCGCAACGAGCCATTCACGGAGAAATGTGACATTTTCAGCCTCGGCGTCATCATATGGGAGCTCTACACTCTGAATCGGCCGTGGGATGGTACGCCACCCGAGCGG gttgttcacgccgTTGCAAACGAGGGTTTGCGATTGGAGATGCCTCAAGGGCCTGTGGGCAGGTTAATTGCAG ATTGCTGGGCAGAACCCCATGCTCGACCGAGTTGTGAGGAGATACTTGCTCGCCTGCTAGACTGCGAGTTACAACCTTGA
- the LOC131009154 gene encoding serine/threonine-protein kinase EDR1-like isoform X3, whose translation MDMENRRDDTESSQHRSPGDKQSGSVSLDSKDNNLRNKELNDEEKYDMSSCTSASQILWTTGMLSEPIPNGFYSIVADKKLKELYKDIPTIDDLRGLETNGFKVDIILVDAEKDKKLSKLKQYIVALVKGLHANPPAMIKKIAGLVSDVYKRPNLDLSPKKASPEALLSENEGVQLLGQIKYSSCRPRAILFKVLADAVGLESRLVVGLPTEGYSECVDSYKHMSVLVVLNSVELLVDLMRFPGQLIPRSSKAIYMTHISAAGESDSGDYDSCDSPMEPNSPLYGVSERAEAQSAEKEDGLMQYRRETSSNAAGPSLRNMMLLRSKSIDRKFRSEGTSSHMHRLRRRSMSMTPEISDEIVRAVRAMNVSMKQNRPVQEHEDSGCESLGSNAKHSTGQTKDRQHSSQKAVSSSSQGSGMRGLTEEMVSTWNKVLGLPIFRNKPLLPFEEWNIDFSELTVGTRVGIGFFGEVFRGVWNGTEVAIKVFLEQDLTAENMEDFCNEISILSRLRHPNVILFLGASMKPPQLSLITEYMEMGSLYYLIHLSGQKNKLSWRRRIKMLRDICRGLMCIHRMKIIHHDLKSANCLVSKHWTVKICDFGLSRIMTDAPIKSSSGGTPEWMAPEVIRNEPFTEKCDIFSLGVIIWELYTLNRPWDGTPPERVVHAVANEGLRLEMPQGPVGRLIADCWAEPHARPSCEEILARLLDCELQP comes from the exons ATGGACATGGAAAATAGACGAGATGACACTGAGTCTTCACAGCATAGGTCACCTGGTGACAAACAGTCCGGTTCTGTCTCCTTGGATTCCAAGGACAATAATCTGAGAAATAAAGAATTGAATGATGAGGAAAAGTATGATATGTCCTCATGCACTTCAGCATCACAGATTCTTTGGACCACAGGGATGCTCTCTGAGCCAATTCCCAACGGTTTCTACTCTATTGTTGCT GATAAAAAGCTCAAAGAGCTTTACAAAGATATACCTACTATAGATGATCTTCGTGGATTGGAGACTAATGGTTTTAAAGTTGACATCATTCTTGTTGATGCTGAGAAAGATAAGAAGCTTTCTAAGCTAAAGCAGTATATTGTAGCTCTGGTCAAGGGTTTACATGCGAATCCTCCAGCTATGATAAAAAAGATTGCTGGATTA GTATCTGATGTCTACAAACGACCAAATCTCGATCTAAGTCCCAAGAAAGCCTCTCCAGAGGCGCTTTTATCTGAAAATGAGGGTGTTCAATTGCTGGGGCAAATCAAGTATAGTTCTTGCAGACCTCGAGCAATATTGTTCAAAGTTCTTGCAGATGCTGTAGGACTTGAAAGTAGGCTGGTGGTG GGTTTACCTACAGAAGGTTATTCTGAGTGTGTAGACTCATACAAGCACATGTCTGTCTTAGTAGTACTAAATTCTGTGGAGTTGCTAGTGGATCTAATGCGGTTTCCTGGCCAACTGATACCTCGATCATCTAAGGCCATTTATATGACTCACATATCTGCTGCTGGGGAGAGTGATTCTGGAGACTATGATTCTTGTGATTCACCAATGGAACCAAACAGCCCTCTCTATGGGGTTTCTGAGAGAGCTGAAGCTCAGAG TGCTGAAAAAGAAGATGGTCTGATGCAGTATAGGCGAGAAACATCTTCAAATGCAGCGGGCCCTTCGTTAAGGAATATGATGCTGCTGCGATCAAAATCTATTGATAGAAAATTTAG GTCAGAAGGTACATCATCACATATGCATAGATTAAGAAGAAGAAGCATGAGTATGACTCCAGAGATTAGTGACGAGATTGTAAG GGCTGTGCGAGCAATGAATGTATCTATGAAGCAGAATCGCCCTGTACAAGAACATGAGGACAGTGGCTGCGAGTCCTTAGGTTCAAATGCGAAGCACAGCACAGGTCAAACAAAAGAT AGACAGCATAGCTCTCAGAAAGCAGTGTCCTCGTCTTCTCAAGGAAGTGGGATGCGTGGGCTGACTGAAGAAATGGTTTCAACATGGAACAAAGTTCTGGGTTTACCAATCTTCCGTAATAAGCCTTTGCTACCATTTGAAGAGTGGAATATTGATTTCTCAGAATTGACTGTTGGCACTCGTGTTGGGATCG GGTTCTTTGGGGAAGTTTTTCGTGGCGTTTGGAACGGAACAGAGGTTGCTATCAAAGTGTTTCTGGAGCAGGATCTCACTGCTGAAAACATGGAGGATTTTTGTAATGAAATATCCATCCTCAG TCGCCTTCGCCATCCAAATG TCATCTTGTTTCTTGGTGCCTCCATGAAGCCTCCACAATTGTCACTGATCACTGAGTACATGGAAATGGGATCTCTATATTATTTGATCCACTTAAGTGGTCAGAAGAATAAACTCAGCTGGCGGAGGAGAATCAAGATGCTACGCGACATATGCAG AGGGCTGATGTGCATACATCGAATGAAGATAATCCACCATGATCTTAAAAGTGCTAATTGTCTCGTTAGCAAGCACTGGACAGTTAAGATCTGCGACTTCGGTCTCTCCAGAATCATGACGGATGCGCCCATCAAGTCATCATCAGGTGGGACGCCGGAATGGATGGCTCCTGAGGTCATCCGCAACGAGCCATTCACGGAGAAATGTGACATTTTCAGCCTCGGCGTCATCATATGGGAGCTCTACACTCTGAATCGGCCGTGGGATGGTACGCCACCCGAGCGG gttgttcacgccgTTGCAAACGAGGGTTTGCGATTGGAGATGCCTCAAGGGCCTGTGGGCAGGTTAATTGCAG ATTGCTGGGCAGAACCCCATGCTCGACCGAGTTGTGAGGAGATACTTGCTCGCCTGCTAGACTGCGAGTTACAACCTTGA
- the LOC131009157 gene encoding protein LIGHT-DEPENDENT SHORT HYPOCOTYLS 10-like: MERGKDLAAAEPSAAAPSRYESQKRRDWNTFGQFLRNQQPAVELHHCNSSHVLEFMRYLDQFGKTKVHLQGCLFYGQPEPPAPCACPLRQAWGSLDALIGRLRAAYEEHGGSPETNPFASGEIRVYLREVKEFQAKARGVPYKKKKKRSGATRNDDDDHSNSSSTTPFS, encoded by the coding sequence ATGGAGAGGGGAAAGGATTTGGCAGCTGCAGAGCCGTCCGCGGCGGCGCCGAGCCGGTACGAGTCGCAGAAGCGGCGCGATTGGAACACCTTCGGGCAGTTCCTGAGGAACCAGCAGCCGGCGGTGGAGCTGCACCACTGCAACAGCAGCCACGTGCTGGAATTCATGAGGTATCTGGATCAGTTCGGGAAGACGAAGGTCCATCTGCAGGGATGCCTCTTCTACGGGCAGCCCGAGCCGCCGGCGCCGTGCGCCTGCCCGCTGAGGCAGGCGTGGGGCAGCCTGGACGCGCTGATCGGGCGGCTGCGCGCCGCCTACGAGGAGCACGGCGGATCGCCGGAGACGAACCCCTTCGCGAGCGGCGAAATTAGGGTTTATCTGAGGGAGGTGAAGGAGTTTCAGGCGAAGGCGAGAGGGGTTCCttacaagaagaagaagaagagatccGGAGCCACGCGAAACGATGATGATGATCACTCCAATTCGTCGTCTACGACGCCGTTTTCTTAA